The following nucleotide sequence is from Candidatus Bipolaricaulis sibiricus.
GCGGCGATCATCTCCTCCGGATCCTGCTCCACCCACCCCGGCTGGGGGAGGCGGAGCGGGAGCTCGCGGTACGCCGTGGCGACGGGCCGCGCCCGGCGGTCGTAGATCACGCACCGCACCCCGGTCGTGCCGAGGTCGAGTGCCCCCACCCGCTCCGGCATCGCTGTCCCTAGAACGGGAGCCGGTCCCGGTCGAGCCCGAGCTCGTCCCGGATCGCCCGCAGTTCGGCCTGGAGGGAGGGGGTGACCGGGACCCCCTCCGCGCGGATCCGCTCCTCGCGGGCATGCCCCTTCTCCCCGGCGGTGTAGATCCGCTCCTCCCCGGGGGCCTTGGCCGCGGCGCGCAGCTCGCGCAGGATCCCCCCCACCGTCTTCGTGAACTCCTCCACGGGGACGAAGTGCTCGATTCCCACCGCGAGGAAGAAGTGTCCCAACCGATGGGGCCTCGGTTTGCCGTCCTTGTCCATCCCCGACAGCGCCCACAGGAACGCGCCCGAAGAAAGCCCCGCGCACAGGATCTCGACCATCGTCGCCAGGCCGTACCCCTTGTGCCCGCCCATCTCCTCCCCCGCCCCGCCGAGCGGGAGGAGGGCGTAGAGCTCGTGGGGGATGCCCTGCAGGATCTCCCGGGTGTCCGTGGCGAGGTTCCCTTCCCGATCGATCACCCACCCGGCCGGGGTTGGCTTCCCCTCCCGCGCCAGGACCTCGATCTTCCCCCGCTGGGTGATCGAGGTCGCAGCGTCGAACAGAAACGGGAACGGCTCGTCAGTGGGGCAGGCGAAGGCGATCGGGTTCGTCCCCAGCATCGGCTCGACCCCGAACGTGGGCGCGACCGAGGGGCGAGCGTTCGTGAACGAGAGCCCGATCATCCCCGCCTCGGCCGCCATCCGGGCGTAGTACCCGGCGATTCCGTAGTGGGACGAGTTGCGCACGGCCACTGCCCCCAGCCCGTACCGGCGCGCCTTGGCGATCGCGAGCTCCATCGCCCGGTGGGCGACCGGGTGGCCGAGGCTGGTGTGGGCGTCCACCACGGCCGTGGTCGGGCCCTCGCGCACGACCTCGAACCGGACCTGGGGCGAGATGATCCCCTTCTTGATCCAGTCGTAGTACATCTTGAGGCGCGACACCCCATGGGACTCGATTCCGTGAAGGTCGGACGCGATGAGGACGTTCGCGCAGATCTCCGCATCGGCGGGCGCCGTGCCGACCCCGACGAACACGTCCCGCATGAACGCGCGCAGCACTTCCACCCCTACCCGTACCGTGTTGTCCACCACAGCAATCACCCCTTGTTCAGTTCGCGATCCAAATCGGGAAGCTCGGCGATGCTCGCCAGCACGTGGTCCGGCCGTACTTCGCCGCTCCCCAGGCTCGCCCGTGACGTCACGCCCGTGAGGACGAGGACCGCCCGCATTCCCGCGTTCTTCGCCATCACGACGTCCGTTTCCAGACGGTCCCCGGCCATGATGCACCGCTGCGGGGGGAGCCCAAGGAGGCCGAGGGCTGCCTCAACCATCCGCGGGGAGGGCTTGCCGAACACCTCCTCGACACTCCGGCCGGACGTGGCCTCGAGAAAGGCGATCACCCCCGCCGCGTCGGGCACCTCCCCCCCCTCCACCGGGCAACTGCGATCGGGGTTCGTGGCCACGAACCGCGCCCCGCGGCGGAGGGCCTGGAACGCCGCGTTGAGCTTGGCGTAGGTGAGCGTGCGGTCGAACGCCGCGATCACCCACTCCGCCGTGTCTCCCTCCGACACAGGCCGGAGGCCCACGCCTTCCAGTTCCTCCCTCAGCGCGCGCTCCCCGACCGGAAGGACCTTGGCTCCCGGCGCCCACGCGGCGAGGTGGCGCGCCGCGACCCACGACGAGGTGACGACGTCACCCTCCGTGGCCGCGATCCCCAGTCGGGTGAGCTTGCGGGCGTACTCCGCCCGCGAGCGGAGAGGGTTGTTGGAGGCGAACACCACCCGCCGTCCGCGGCCTCGCAGCGCCGCGATCGCCTCCCCCGCTCCAGGCACGGCACGGTCCCCGCGGTACACCGTGCCATCGAGGTCCAGGATGTACCCGTCGACACCCCGGGTCGCGGCCATCAGGTCGCTCTGCCGGGCGTCACTGCCCGGCCACCGCACCACGTCATGGCTCCCGGTCGACGAGGGGCCTCAGCCGCTGCGGCCAGTCGGTGATGATCCCCGTCACCGCGGGATCTCCAGCCAGCCGGGCCAGAGCCTCGGGAGCGTTGACCGTCCACACGAATACGCCCAGACCCGCCTCCTGGAGCTGGCGTCCCCACGCCGCGGTGTAGGCGTCAACGCTGGGGTTCACGGCATCGGCTCCCCGCGTGCGCGCGTAGTCCACCGTGCCCAGCGGCAGAACCGTGGTCAGGAGCGCGGCTGGGATCTCCGGGGCGACGTCCTTCAGGTACCGAATCCGTTCGTGGTCGAACGACGACACGAGGACCCGGTCCACGAGCCCCAGCTCGCGGACCACTGCCACCACTCCGTCGACCATCGCTCGACCCGAGGCCGACAACGGCGCGTACGGGGTCCCCTTCAACTCGATGTTCACCCACAGGCCGAGTTCGGCCGAGAGCGCCAAGGCCTCGCCAAGGGTCGGTATCCGCTCCCCCACGTACGCCTGCGCCTCGTCCGCCGAGACCTCACCCGATCGAACGGTGCCGAACGGGTCGTCGCGCACGAACCACGACCCCGCGTCGAGCGTTCGGATCTCGTCGAGGGTGAAGTCCCCCACCCGCCACGGGGCTCGCTCCGGGAACACCTCTCGAGCGTTCGTCGTCCGTGTCAGGTCCGCATCGTGAACGAGGACCAGCTGCCCGTCCTTCGTGAGCTGGACGTCGAGCTCCCATCCGTCCGCCCCGAGCTCGGCCGCCCGCCGCGCCGCGGCAAGCGTGTTCTCTGGCGCCACCGACCGAGCGCCGCGGTGGGCGACCACGAGTACCCTGCCCACAGCTCCTCCCTCCCCTGCACCCCAGTACGGGAAAGTCGCCAGCGCCGCCAGGACGGCCACAGCTCGCCACACCACGGCCACCACCGGCGACGGCGTGGACCCCCTGGCTGGCGTCCCGTGCCTCACTTCTCGGTCTCCACCAGTCCCTTCACCAGCCACCGCTGGAGGAGGATGACCACCGTGACCGGCACCGCCATCGCCATCACCGTGGTCGCCATCACGAGGTTCCAGTCCATCAACGACTCCGAGGTCCCGAGCATCTTCACGATGCCGATCACGATCGTGTCCATCTTCCGCTCCGTCGTGATCAGAAGCGGCCACAGGTACTGGTTCCACCCGTACACGAACAGGATCACGAACAGGGCGGCGATGCTGGGTCGGCCCAGGGGCAGGATGATCGACCACAGGCAGCGCATGGGACCGGCCCCGTCGATCTTGGCCGCGTCGAGGAGCTCCTTGGGGATCGTCATGAACACCTGGCGAAACAGCAAGGTACCAGTGGCAGACACCATCAGCGGAATGGTGAGCCCGGCCAGGGTGTTGAGGAGCCCAAAGTCTGACACCACCTTGTAGCTCGGGATGATGCGGACTTCGAGCGGGAGCATCAAGGTGATGAAGATGAGCCAGAAGAAGAACATCCGCCCGGGGAACCGGAAGAACACCACGGCGTAGGCCGCCAGCAGCGAGACGCTGATCTTCCCCACGGCGATGACGATCGCCATGACCAGCGAGTTGGCCATCATCACCCGAACCGGTGTCCCGCTGACCCGCTCCCCTGTGCCGTACACCCAAGCCTGGATGTAGTTCTCCGCCAGGTGCCCCCCGGGCGTCAGCGGGAGCCGACCGCGCCCAATGGTCGCCGCGTCGTGGGTCGAGCCGATGAAGGCCATGTAGACCGGAAACACCATGACGGCCACGCCCACCAGAAGGACCAAATGGGCAGCGATGTTCCGCGGACGGCGACTCCGCCGGGTCATCGTCCCTCCTTACACATAGTGGACGCGGCGCTCGATGAACTTGAACTGAAACGCCGTCAGCAGGATCACGAGAGCCATCAGAATCACCGACTGGGCTGCCGAGCTGTTGAGGCGGAAGTTCTTGAACCCGTCCACGTACAGCTTGTAGACCATGGTCTCGGTGGCCTTGCCCGGTCCGCCCTTGGTCAACGCATCGATCGCCCCGAACGTGTCGAAAAACGCGTACACCGTGTTCATGACCACCAGGAAGAACGTCGTGGGCGCCAGCAGGGGGAACACGACGGACCAGAACGCTCGGCGGGACGTCGCCCCGTCCACCTTGGCCGCCTCGATGAGGGACTTCGGGATCGCCTGCAGCCCGGCGAGGAAGAAGATGAAGTTGTAGCTCACCTGCTTCCACACCGAGGCCAGGATCACGAGCAGAAGCGCCTGCCCTCCGTGAAGGGTGTAGTTCCACCCGATCCCGGCGTGCTGCAACGCCTGAGCCAGAATCCCGATCGACGGCTGGAACAGGAACAGCCACAACACGGCCGCCATCGCAGGCGCGAGGGCGTAGGGCCAGATGAGAAGGGTCTTGTACACCCGAGCCCCGCGGATCGGCTTGTGAGCCATCACGGCCAGCAACAGGGACACGCTGATCGCCGCCAGCGCCACTGCGCCGGAGAACAGGAACGAGAGCCGGATGGATCCGAGGTAGTATGGATCCGCGAACAGTGCCCGGAAGTTGTCCAAGCCGACGAACCTCGTGTGCAGTCCGAACGGGTCCGAGCGCAGCAGCGACTGATAGATCGCCTGCGCTGCCGGCCACACGAAGAACAGGCCGGTGACCACAATCTGCGGCGCCACCAGCAGGTAGGGAAGGAGCTTGTTGGAGAACGTCGCGTGTCCCTTCACCCGCCCTCACCTCCAGGACGAAGACCGGGGCACACACCCCCGGAGAGGCGTGTGCCCCGAGCAGACCGCCTACTTGTAGATCGCCTCGAACTCGCGGAGGAGCTCGTTCCCCCGCCGCACCGCATTGGCCATCGCCTGCTGCGCCGTCTGCTGACCCTGAAGGGCCTTCTCGACCTCTTCGTAGATCACAACACGGATCGCTGGCAAGTTGCCCAGGCGCAAGCCCTTGGTGTTCGGGGTGGGGTTCGGACGCGCGAGCTGAAGGATGGCAAGGTCGGCTCCAGGATTCTGCTCATAGTAACCCTGAGCCTTCGCCGCCTCGTATCCCCCCAACGTGATCGGGACGTACCCGGTCATGATGTGCCACTTCGCGTCGTTGGCCGCCTCGCTGAGGTAGGCGAAGAAGGCTGCCACACCCTGATACTGCTGCGCCGTGGCCCCCGGCCGCCGCATCGCCCACAGCGACGCCCCGCCGATGATCGAGTTCTTCGGTTCGGCGATGAAATCGTCGTAGTACGGTAGGTAGGTCACACCCCACTCGAACTGCGCCTCCCGCATCACGCGGGCGCGGAGGGCCGACGAGGCCATGAGCATCGCCGCCTCACCGGATCCGAACAGGGCATCCGGCGCGGAGTCGCGGCCGGCGTAGGTGAACGACCCTTCGGCCTGCATGTCCATCAGGGTCTGCACATGACGAACGAACAGCGGATGATCGAGCGCCAGGACCGCGTCCATCCCTTCGAACCCGTTGGACTTCGTGGCGAACGGGAGGTCGTGCAGCGCAGCGAACTGCTCGAACTGGATCCAGGTGAGCCACGATGTGGCCAACCCCATCTTCGCTGCTCCCGCGTCTACGATCGCCTTGGCCGCCGTCCGCACCTCGGCCCAGGTCCGCGGCGGGTTGTCCGGGTCGAGCCCGGCGGCCCGGAACGCGTCCTTGTTGTACCACAGGAGCGCGCTCGAGCTGTTGAACGGCATCGAGATCATCTTCCCGTCGGCCGAGCTGTAGTACCCCTTCACCGGGGCGATGTAGATGTCCGGGTCGAACGGAGTCCCCGTGTCGGCCATCAGCTGGTACACCGGATAGATCGCTCCCGTGGCCGCCATCATCGTTGCCGTGCCCACCTCGAAGACCTGCACGATGTGCGGCGGCTGGCCGGCGCGGAACGCGGCGATCGCCGCCGACATCGTCTCGGCGTAGGAACCCTTGTACACGGGGTTCACGACGTACGTGTCCTGGGAAGCGTTGAACCCGTTCACCACTTCGGTGAGTGCGGCAGCAAGGGCGCCCGTCGCCGCGTGCCAGAACTCGATCTCCACCTTCTGGCCCATCCCCACAGCCCCAACGGCCAAGGCCAGCACAGCAACCCCGATCAGTTTTCGCAACCGCATTCTGAATCCTCCTTTCACGAAGACGGTTCCCCGAGATTCGCTTACCACCAACGACTGCGTACGGGCACGTCACCCCCTGTCCTCGCCAGGGATACCCAGCGAAGCGGGCCGAGTGTACCCCCTGCATCGGCCGTTGTCCGGTGTCCAGCAGATCCCGCGCGGTTTGACGCTCGCGGCGCGGCAGGCTACCCTCGAGGCGTGCGGAGATCTGCATCGGAACAGAGCATGAAGCCGAAGGCAGCGCCCGAGGAGCGTCCGACACCGCGCCGGAGAGCGTGGAGATGACCTTCCTCCACGAGGCGTTCGCCTACAACGAGGTATGGGTCTGGTTCGTTGCGTTGGGGATCTTCATCGGGACCTTCGCCCTCCTCCGGCTCCTCAAGTGGACGGCGCACAGGCGCCTGAAGGCCCTCCGAGACCGAACACAAGGGGACCTGCCTCGCCTCGTGGTCAACCTGATCCGCAGCACCAGCACGCTGTTCCTTGTCGTCGTCGCCCTGTTCGCGGCTGCCCAAGCCCTGACGCTCCCTCCGGGTGTGGGTGAGGCCATCGCCACGCTCGCCCTGATCGCGTTCTTGTTCCAATGCGCGGGGTGGGGCGCGCGGGGAATCACGCACTGGGTGAACCGTACAGTCAAGTACAAGCTCGAGGAGGAGAAGGACGCCGCTTCCGCCACCAGCCTCAACGCCGTGGCGTTCCTGGGAAAGATCGCCCTGTGGACCGTGGCCCTCCTCCTTGCCCTCGACAACCTCGGCATCGACATCACCGCCCTCGTGACCGGGCTTGGAATCGCCGGGATCGCGGTCGCGCTTGCCCTGCAGAACATCCTGAGCGACCTGTTCGCCTCCATCTCGATCGTCGTGGACAAGCCGTTCCTCGTTGGCGACTTCATCGTGGTCGGGGAAATGCGAGGCACGGTACAGCGGATCGGACTCAAGACGACGCGGATCCGCAGCCTCACAGGAGAACAGGTCGTGGTCGCCAACTCGGAGCTACTCCGCCAGCGGATCCACAACTACAAGCAGATGCAGGAGCGGCGCGCGACGTTCAGCTTCGGTGTGGTGTACAGCACCCCCCCGGACCAACTGGCTGCCATCCCGGCCCTGGTGCGGGAGGTCGTCGAAGCTCAACCCCACACACGGTTCGACCGGGCTCATTTCAAGGAGTACGGGGAGTACGCCCTCGCGTTCGAAGTGGTATACTGGATGCTGCGCCCTGACTACAACCTATACATGGACACGCAACAGGCGATCAACCTCGAGCTGTACCGGCGGTTTGCCGCGGCGGGGATCCACTTCGCGTACCCCACGCACACCGTGTACATTCACCCCCCCTCGGAGAACGACCATGGACGGTGAGCGGGCAGCCGAGAGTGCTCTGCACTCCCATCCCAACGTTCGAGAAGACCCGGCCCGTCGGGAGTTGATCGCGGAGGCCATCGCTCGGCGCGAGGCCTGGGTTAGCACATCGGGTGCGCTCGCCACGTGGACGCAGTCCGAATCCACGGGCCGTCGGCCCCAGGACACCTATCTCGTGGACCATCCCCAGATCCACGGCGAGATCGACTGGACATCGCCCTATTGCCACCCGATGCCCCCCGCCACGTTTGAACTGCTCCTTGCCGACGCATGGAACGCCCTCCGGGCCAAGCCCCGTCTGTTCGCGATGCGACGGGCGTTGGGCGCCGATCCTGCGTACGCGCTTCCTGTCCAGGTCATCACCGATCGGGCGCTCACCGCCCTGTTCGCGGACAACATGTTCCGCCCGGTTCCGAAAGGGGCCGAGAGGTCGGTGTTCGCGGATCGCCCGTTCACACTCCTTGCTCTTCCCCACGACAAACTCGACCCCGCCAAGTACGCCGGTCACCTACGGCTCGATCCGGAGCGCGGTCAGACCTCGAACCTGGCCGTGGCCATCGACCTGCACCACCGCGTGGGGATCGTGTACGGGTCAGCGTACCTGGGGTCGGTGAAGAAGCTCATGTTCACGGTGATGAACTTCCTCCTCCCCCCGCTCGGCGTCCTGCCCCTGCACGGGGCGGCCAACGTAGGCTCAGACGGAACCTCGGCCCTGTTCCTCGGCCTGTCGGGCACGGGGAAGACATCTCTGTCTTCCGACCCAGAGCGAGCCCTGCTTGGCGACGATGAGCATGGCTGGAACGAACACGGGATCTTCAACTTCGAGTGGGGCTGCTACGCGAAGATGATCGGCCTCGATCCGGACAAGGAGCCGGACATCTACCGGGCGGTGATGCGTCCCGCGCCGCCGGAGGAGCACGGGGCGATCGTGGAGAACGCGTTCATCACCCCCGACGGACGCTTCGACTTCCACGATCGGCGCCTGACGGAGAACTCGCGCGCTTCGTACCCTCTGTCGTTCATCCGCAACGCTGATCCCACCGGACGAGCCGGGCACCCCCGGGCGATGATCCTCCTCACCGCTGACGCACACGGTGTGCTCCCCCCCGTCGCCCGTCTCGAGCCCGACCAGGCCAAGCTGTGGTTCCTCATGGGGTACACAAGCGTCTTGGCCGGGACCGAGACCGGGGTCGTCGAGCCGCGGTCCACGTTCTCGCGGTTCTTCGGGGCACCGTTCATGCCCCGTCTACCCCACGCGTACACCGACCTGCTCGGGGTGTACCTCGATCGGTATCAGACCGAGGTCTGGCTCGTCAACACCGGGTGGTCGGGAGGGGCCTACGGGAGCGGGGCGCGGATCGACATCCGCCTCACCCGGCGCATGGTACGGGCAGCGCTATCCGGCGAGCTCGATCGGGCCGACTTCAACCTCGACCGTCGGTTCCGGGTATGGGTTCCGACCTCCTGCCCCGGCGTGCCCGCCGAGATCCTCTGCCCGGAGGAGGCGTGGACCGACAAGGCCGCGTACGCGCGGCGAGCGGACCTTCTCGCCAGCCACTTCGCTCAGGAGTACGAGAAGTCGTTCGCGAAGCTCGGGATCAGTCCCCGCGTGGCCGCCCAGTGCCCAGGCCGACCGTAACGAGCACCCCGCGCACCTGGTCCACGACCCGCCGCCAGCCTTGAACCGCAGGCCACGACACGCCCATCGCTGTCAGAGCGAGGATCCAGTGCAGGACGCTCCCCGTGGCCCCAAGGGCGACGGCGCAGACGAAGACGATGATCCCCGCCGCGAGGGCCAGCGAGACCGCGACGAGCCCCAGTCCGACCGCAGGGATGACGAGCAGCGCGGCCGCAATCGCGAGGAAATAGGGCATCAGATCCTCCGCACCAGCTCGGACAGAGGGCGCCGGTCCCGCGCCGGCGGCGTCTCCGCTGGGTAGCCGATCGGGATGAGCATCATCAGCTCCTCCCCCTCCCCGGCTCCGAGGACCGCCTCGACCTCCGGGTCCCGGGCCCGTCCGATCCAGCACGCGCCCAAGCCCAACGCGTGAACCGCGAGGAGGATGTTCTGGGCGCAGGCTCCGATCCCCTGCGCGTCCTTGAGCTCGTCGTAGCCCGCCCGGCGGTCGAGGAGAACGGCCACCGTCACCGGGGCCGAGCCGATCATGTTCCTCTGAGGGACAAGTTCCGCCAGCGCGGCCCGCTTCGCGGCGGACTCCACGACCACGAACCGCCACGGTTGGGTGTTCTTGCCCGACGGCGCCCACCGCGCAGCGTCAAGAATCGCGTCGAGTTTCTCCCGCTCCACCGGGTCGGGGCGGAACGCCCGCACCGATCGCCGTCCGTGAATCGCGGCCAGGACCTCGTTCATCGTCCCCCCTTGCCACGGCCATTATAGCGATCCCCAACCCACGACGCGGCCTGCCCCCCCACGGAATCCGCAGGGCCCAGGTCTTCGGCACGGTAGCCTCGGCACACCGTTCCTCGATCGGCGGTCCGCGATCCGCCCTTCGTCCCGGCGTGGTCGGTTCCCAGGACACGGGCGCCGCACCACGGATCGCGCTGCGGGGTCCGGCCCTCCCGGGGTCGAGCGCTCTGCGATGAGGCCCCTCAGGGCCCAGCCGCCCACTCCGCAGCGAGGGCGTTGAGCTCGGCCTGGGTGAACACGCGCCCCGTGTACGGGAGCTCCTGCCCCACGAACGTCGCCGCCCACAGCAGCCGGTCATAGGTCAACCGGCACGGTAGGGACAGGTCCAGCCCATCGGCAGCGAGATCCCAGTGGCAGACCACCTCCCGCGGCGACAGACGGGGCGTCACGACCACCGGAACCTGTGCCTCCAGGCCCAGGTCCGGGAACCCCATCCGCACCACGTACTCGCCCACCGCGGCCGACGGAGGAACGACCACGCGCCAGCAACGAACGGCCACCTCGCCCCTCCGAACCGGCTCGTGGACTCCCTCCAGCGGCATCGCTTCCCATCCCTCGGGCAGCTCCAGTTCGCCGTAGGCAGAGGGAAGATCCCGGGGGGAGAGGAGATGCACGTACAAGGTCACCGTGTGTCCGGGGACCACAGCACCCGACGACGTGCCCAGAGAAGCGAGCACGAGCGACACCGTAACCCGTTCCGCCGGGTAGACGAGCACCCGATAGCAGCTCTGCTGACCCGACATGCTCGCCCCCAGCACATGCTCCCCCGGCGGAACGACGAACCACGCCCACCCCGTCTTCCCCACGAACCCTTCCTGACCTGCCAGAACGAGGGCCGTCCCCGGCAGGGCCCGAACCTCGACGATGCCCATAACATCGGGCACGCGAAGAAACGCCTCGCAGGAATGGTCCGTGCAGACCATCCACACTCCGGGCGGCGAGAACGCCGGGAACGCCCCTTCCCAGCGGGTACGCTCTCCGTCCCACGTCGTGCACCAGTCGAGGGGCACGTCGAGCGGGCCCAGGCTCACCCTCGGGCTGTCCTCCCCGGGAACCGTCCAAACAACGAGGGGTTCCGACAGAAAGAGCACGGGGCGGGCCACCTCGAGGCCCACCCCAGGAACCCCCAGGACGATCGCTGCCGCAAGCGCGAGCGCCGAATGCTTCATCTGAGCTGTAGGACGTCGTACGCGTTGGAGCAGCCCCGTGGATCCACGACTTGGGCCCACAGCGCGTCCCCTCCGCAGAACCCGAGGTCCGCGGGCCGGAAGGGGATACTGAGGAACGTTCCTCCGCCCACGGCCTCCACCGGCAGCTCACACGGCCGGGGGGCCGGGCCCAGCCGGCCCACGACGATCCCCCGCAACTCGCCGCGCACGTTCTCGATCTTCACGCGCAGGTACTCCCCGTGCGACCACGGCCCCTCGACCGGTGTGGCCCCATCGGCAGCAACGAACGACACCTTCACCGGTGGCACGAACACCACGGTCGCCTCGGCCCGACCCCAGCGAAGCCCCTGCCGCACAAGAACGGCCACCCGCAGGGTCCGCGGCGTGTCCGGACACAACGGGAACGTCGTCCCCTGAGCGTGTTGGATGGCCCCATCGACGAACCACCGCACCTCATCGGGCTTCGTGGGCTGGACCACGCGGAGCTCGCCCGAACAGGGCAGGGGCAGGGTCACCTCCTCCGCAGAGAGCTG
It contains:
- a CDS encoding (R)-2-hydroxyacid dehydrogenase, similar to L-sulfolactate dehydrogenase, with protein sequence MIAVVDNTVRVGVEVLRAFMRDVFVGVGTAPADAEICANVLIASDLHGIESHGVSRLKMYYDWIKKGIISPQVRFEVVREGPTTAVVDAHTSLGHPVAHRAMELAIAKARRYGLGAVAVRNSSHYGIAGYYARMAAEAGMIGLSFTNARPSVAPTFGVEPMLGTNPIAFACPTDEPFPFLFDAATSITQRGKIEVLAREGKPTPAGWVIDREGNLATDTREILQGIPHELYALLPLGGAGEEMGGHKGYGLATMVEILCAGLSSGAFLWALSGMDKDGKPRPHRLGHFFLAVGIEHFVPVEEFTKTVGGILRELRAAAKAPGEERIYTAGEKGHAREERIRAEGVPVTPSLQAELRAIRDELGLDRDRLPF
- a CDS encoding Phosphoglycolate phosphatase yields the protein MVRWPGSDARQSDLMAATRGVDGYILDLDGTVYRGDRAVPGAGEAIAALRGRGRRVVFASNNPLRSRAEYARKLTRLGIAATEGDVVTSSWVAARHLAAWAPGAKVLPVGERALREELEGVGLRPVSEGDTAEWVIAAFDRTLTYAKLNAAFQALRRGARFVATNPDRSCPVEGGEVPDAAGVIAFLEATSGRSVEEVFGKPSPRMVEAALGLLGLPPQRCIMAGDRLETDVVMAKNAGMRAVLVLTGVTSRASLGSGEVRPDHVLASIAELPDLDRELNKG
- a CDS encoding Glycerophosphoryl diester phosphodiesterase, with amino-acid sequence MRHGTPARGSTPSPVVAVVWRAVAVLAALATFPYWGAGEGGAVGRVLVVAHRGARSVAPENTLAAARRAAELGADGWELDVQLTKDGQLVLVHDADLTRTTNAREVFPERAPWRVGDFTLDEIRTLDAGSWFVRDDPFGTVRSGEVSADEAQAYVGERIPTLGEALALSAELGLWVNIELKGTPYAPLSASGRAMVDGVVAVVRELGLVDRVLVSSFDHERIRYLKDVAPEIPAALLTTVLPLGTVDYARTRGADAVNPSVDAYTAAWGRQLQEAGLGVFVWTVNAPEALARLAGDPAVTGIITDWPQRLRPLVDREP
- a CDS encoding Glycerol-3-phosphate ABC transporter, permease protein UgpE, giving the protein MTRRSRRPRNIAAHLVLLVGVAVMVFPVYMAFIGSTHDAATIGRGRLPLTPGGHLAENYIQAWVYGTGERVSGTPVRVMMANSLVMAIVIAVGKISVSLLAAYAVVFFRFPGRMFFFWLIFITLMLPLEVRIIPSYKVVSDFGLLNTLAGLTIPLMVSATGTLLFRQVFMTIPKELLDAAKIDGAGPMRCLWSIILPLGRPSIAALFVILFVYGWNQYLWPLLITTERKMDTIVIGIVKMLGTSESLMDWNLVMATTVMAMAVPVTVVILLQRWLVKGLVETEK
- a CDS encoding Glycerol-3-phosphate ABC transporter, permease protein UgpA is translated as MKGHATFSNKLLPYLLVAPQIVVTGLFFVWPAAQAIYQSLLRSDPFGLHTRFVGLDNFRALFADPYYLGSIRLSFLFSGAVALAAISVSLLLAVMAHKPIRGARVYKTLLIWPYALAPAMAAVLWLFLFQPSIGILAQALQHAGIGWNYTLHGGQALLLVILASVWKQVSYNFIFFLAGLQAIPKSLIEAAKVDGATSRRAFWSVVFPLLAPTTFFLVVMNTVYAFFDTFGAIDALTKGGPGKATETMVYKLYVDGFKNFRLNSSAAQSVILMALVILLTAFQFKFIERRVHYV
- a CDS encoding Glycerol-3-phosphate ABC transporter, substrate-binding protein UgpB, giving the protein MRLRKLIGVAVLALAVGAVGMGQKVEIEFWHAATGALAAALTEVVNGFNASQDTYVVNPVYKGSYAETMSAAIAAFRAGQPPHIVQVFEVGTATMMAATGAIYPVYQLMADTGTPFDPDIYIAPVKGYYSSADGKMISMPFNSSSALLWYNKDAFRAAGLDPDNPPRTWAEVRTAAKAIVDAGAAKMGLATSWLTWIQFEQFAALHDLPFATKSNGFEGMDAVLALDHPLFVRHVQTLMDMQAEGSFTYAGRDSAPDALFGSGEAAMLMASSALRARVMREAQFEWGVTYLPYYDDFIAEPKNSIIGGASLWAMRRPGATAQQYQGVAAFFAYLSEAANDAKWHIMTGYVPITLGGYEAAKAQGYYEQNPGADLAILQLARPNPTPNTKGLRLGNLPAIRVVIYEEVEKALQGQQTAQQAMANAVRRGNELLREFEAIYK
- a CDS encoding Potassium efflux system KefA protein / Small-conductance mechanosensitive channel translates to MTFLHEAFAYNEVWVWFVALGIFIGTFALLRLLKWTAHRRLKALRDRTQGDLPRLVVNLIRSTSTLFLVVVALFAAAQALTLPPGVGEAIATLALIAFLFQCAGWGARGITHWVNRTVKYKLEEEKDAASATSLNAVAFLGKIALWTVALLLALDNLGIDITALVTGLGIAGIAVALALQNILSDLFASISIVVDKPFLVGDFIVVGEMRGTVQRIGLKTTRIRSLTGEQVVVANSELLRQRIHNYKQMQERRATFSFGVVYSTPPDQLAAIPALVREVVEAQPHTRFDRAHFKEYGEYALAFEVVYWMLRPDYNLYMDTQQAINLELYRRFAAAGIHFAYPTHTVYIHPPSENDHGR
- a CDS encoding Phosphoenolpyruvate carboxykinase [ATP], which codes for MDGERAAESALHSHPNVREDPARRELIAEAIARREAWVSTSGALATWTQSESTGRRPQDTYLVDHPQIHGEIDWTSPYCHPMPPATFELLLADAWNALRAKPRLFAMRRALGADPAYALPVQVITDRALTALFADNMFRPVPKGAERSVFADRPFTLLALPHDKLDPAKYAGHLRLDPERGQTSNLAVAIDLHHRVGIVYGSAYLGSVKKLMFTVMNFLLPPLGVLPLHGAANVGSDGTSALFLGLSGTGKTSLSSDPERALLGDDEHGWNEHGIFNFEWGCYAKMIGLDPDKEPDIYRAVMRPAPPEEHGAIVENAFITPDGRFDFHDRRLTENSRASYPLSFIRNADPTGRAGHPRAMILLTADAHGVLPPVARLEPDQAKLWFLMGYTSVLAGTETGVVEPRSTFSRFFGAPFMPRLPHAYTDLLGVYLDRYQTEVWLVNTGWSGGAYGSGARIDIRLTRRMVRAALSGELDRADFNLDRRFRVWVPTSCPGVPAEILCPEEAWTDKAAYARRADLLASHFAQEYEKSFAKLGISPRVAAQCPGRP